AACGaccttttattttccagCTTCATGAAAGTTAAAATGGTTATTAAATTGATgctacaaaaaaataattgtagCTTAAGTTTGCAGATTTGATTGAGAATATGGAATGGATATATATCCAAATAATGCATAGCTAGTTAATCGAATTTGATTAAAAGGTGAttagttttaaaaataatttttaaatatgatacATTTTGACCAAGTTGTATACCATGTTTTGAGGGCACAGTTGgttaaaacaaattaatataataaataaaaatggaaaaaacaaagaaaatattaaaacgaaaaaatgtaaaatatataaaacaaattgtTTGTAAAAAGTTGTGTATGTAGTgaatatgaattattttttttttttaaatttattttttttgtataattctTGATTTTCTTTCATTTCAATTTCTGATAATCGTAAAGCTTCAAGGGCTTGGGTATGATAAACCAAAACATCATGTTCATCTATATCAGtaaatttatcaatttttttatttaattgtttttcAATTGTTAAAAAGGCTTCAACGTCATATTGAGTAACGAAGGTAATTGACTTCCCAGTTTTTCCAGCTCTAGCAGTTCGTCCAACtctatgtatatattctttacaGGAACATAGatcaaaattaataacaattttaatattttgtaaatctAAACCACGTGCACCAACTTGCgttgaaattaaaatattatatttatttgttttaaaaagatTTAAACTACTTAATCGTTGGTTTTGTGTTAATTTGCCATGTAAACAAATCGATTTTAATCCCAGATTtcgacaaaaaaaatttaatttctGAGCGGTTGCACATGTATTAGTAaagataattatatttttatttgtaaaataaaaacataaactacataaataagtatatttatatttcaatggtaagaatatataagtttctattaatgttttaacggtactatatttatttgatactTCAATTTTGATTGGATTTTTAAGTGatgctttttttaatttggcTACGCTTTTTGTCATAGTAgcagaaaataaaaatgtaattcGATTGTTTGGTAGAATTAGTAGAagtttatttattgatGATTCAAAATCAAgagataataatttatcagCTTCATCAAAAACaagatattttaaattttttaaattaaaaccttttgtattatttaaatgatcAAGTATTCTTCCAGGGGTgctaattataatatttggcTTTTTAGCTAGATTTAAAGATTGTGTAACTATATCTACACCTCCAAATattgtgcatatatttattaataagtTTGAACCTAAGGCTTGTGCATTTTGTGCGATCTGAATACATAGTTCTCTAGTTGGTGATATGATTAAAGCAAAAAaactttgttttttatattttagttCTTGCAATATAGGTATTATAAAACAAGCAGTTTTCCCACTACCTGTTTCGCTCAATCCAATGATATCCCTTTTTTGAAACACTAACGGTAAAACTTTTTGTTGAATTAGAGTTGGTTTTTCCCACCCTAATTCCTTAATACTTTGCAAAACTTCTTCGCATATGTTTAGCTGACTGAAGGATGTTATTTCGTTTTGTTCATTTTCGTTTGTGTCATCTTCTTTCTGTTCATTTTCTTGATCTACAAATTGGTCATCCTGTTCGCTTTGGTTTGAGTCACTATCTGTTGGGtcgtttttatttgatttattttttttatttattaatttgtttttaattttgtttttttcctttatcTTTTCTTCATACTCATCTTgcatattttgaatatccTCTTCCTTCAATATTTTGTAGTTTTTGTTTAACTTTTTATCAAAGTTTTTCAAAACGTCATTAATGTCGTGATGCTTCATCGTTTCGATATCCTATTATATcctgtttttataatttatatatttttatcgtATGTATttgtcatatttttttaccttAATTTgtatgttatttttttcaaatttttttatattattttttttttttttttttttttttttgttagcCTATGGGCAAAAACGGGAAGGCATGAAATTTGTCAAGCAAAACGCATGTAGAAAGAAtgggaaaaataaatcggaaaaaaaaacatttgaaaaaaataaacaatattttagGTAAAGTTgtgaaatataaacaaatttaagaataaaaaaatgagaaaataaacttttatgttttgtaaaggtgttattttttaatataattttggctggaaaaaaaaataaaaaatattattaattggtcatgtaaaatatagtaATAAGAACATACATAACtggtttatatatatgataaagagatatttaaaaaaaaaataataaaatattaatcaGAATAAATGTAGTTTCATTGAATGGttaattgtttattttacaaaattgaagaaaaatcttttaattaattacaGTGTTAGGGTGGAGAACAAAAGTTGGTATATGACCTGACTCATTTCGTATGTAAAAAGGTAagggaaataaaaagtgaTATAATGATCGATGAATTACgtgaaaaatgtatttattttattacatatgaATAGATAATATTACATGATGtttgaatatttacatttttatgatcTTAGGAAGTATCAAAATTTAGAGAcgtctttttatttactttttagtttcttataaaatatgaaaagtGAAACTGTTGTTGAAGAAAATCGAGATAATCCTGAAGATGGACCTTTAGGATTGCTTTCAGAATGTGTTAAAGACAATGCGCAGGTTTTAATAAACTGCAGAAATAATAGGAAGCTTTTGGGACGGGTAATGATAAAGGAAAGAAAAGTCAACCATATAATGCATACctattcatatatacatattatacataattttatttttttttgaatgaCATTGATGCAGGTTAAGGCTTTCGATAGGCACTGCAATTTACTTTTAACCGAAGTTCGAGAAATATGGGTTGAAGTTGTTAAGgacaaaaagaaaaagaaaaaaataaataaagatagATATATCagtatactatttttacgAGGTGACTCAGTCATTCTAATTTTGAGAAATCCAAAATAGTGTAAAAGTCTGAGGAATCATATAGGGCTACCTCTTAagtaattttatttttttcaaacgaattaaaaatttggaaaaatacaaatttttaattctaaCTAGATAGAAAATTGCGGCTCACgcagttttatttttcttatttcatcttattttatcttattttttttttttaatgaacAAACTAAAAAAGGcgaacatattttttatgcgTAAGGATAGTAAAATCTATGCATCCGGCTGTAAAAACTGTGTATTCGACTTTTTAActtatcatttataattttacaattttataattttataatttaagaaTGTcgttaaaaaatgtaaagaaACTGGTTAGGATAAACGATTTGTCATTTTGTGACTCACCATCGACTTATTTATTGTgtattctttttatttttttttttataatttttaaaaaatggtgAGGCATAGCGAACTGCCGATGGCCCATTTGTAGATACtaaatggaaaaatgaaaaattgcaaaaaaaataaaataataaaaattgttgaaATTGTTGAAATTGCTGAAATTGCTGAAATTGCATTGGGCAGGCATAAACATGCTTGAAAcgatttttatgtttaaattttttttaaattggtACAGCCTATAATAAGtaaaatattctatataACGTATTTGCAAATAGaggaatatttttattagcaCCAGCTGATTGATgctgtaaaaaaattattataagtatatacataattaaagtaagaataataaatggaTAGAtagtttaatttttttaaattaattttttcaaacgttttattatttattttatatacctGCTTAGTGATTACATTAAGTACAATCCGCTAGGTTtcttataaattttgtcaTCGTAAtgttatttaatttttttataactatacatacaaaatatataaattaaaaaaaataatttttggcATATACTAtgagatataaatatgaaaagtGTAAgaagtaaatataatagttttaaataaaataaatatattttaaaaagttgaaaaaatagaatGGGAAATTCAAGCGTAAAGGAAAGTTTAAGAGAGGAGGAAAATATGGAGGAGTTAAACAAAACTAATAAGATAgataaagatgaaaaaaaatcttCTAATGTATTTTTGGAGGACAATATAATAAGTATGTACATTGATGAAAGTAGTTTTACTGACTTGTTTAAACTACAggatatatcaaaatatatttttagtgCTGGGAAAGAAGAAGAcattaaagaaataaaaatagaaacaAGTCCTGAAATAAGTGATCAAAGAACTATCGAAGATATCattaatagtaataataagtatattatCGATTTTGTAAATGGTCAAACCAAAGATTCAAAAATAGAGATAGctaattttatttcgtttTATGATTTCTTTTTAAGTACCCAAGAGGAGGTAATAAATAGTTCAGTAGAAAGTGAAGGCCAAACGGATGAAAAGAATGGCATGAAAATTGatgagaaaaatataacagaTCAAagatgtatatataaacagaTTCGAGAATCTATAAACTATATATCTACAGAGAATGAACAGATATGTATTCGAAATTACTTAAACCATTTTGATTCTATGATGTTTCCAATTAATCTAATAATTTCaaagatgaaaaatgaagaagTGCCAATCACAGATGAgtttgaaaatgataatgatgtagtaaacaaaaaaaatcaaagtaaatatgaaaaagggAAGTTATATTATCTAATTGAAGAAAATGTAAAGAATATGTTATTTGATGAACGACGAAGGAAGTCtcataatatgtatactaaaaaaatgttaaaacATCGAAATAGTGaaatagatataaataaaaatatgaattatgaacaaaagGGTGTTAATACAATAGGtgaaaaatttacaaaaatgaaaaaagaaaaaagggTTACCATATGTATGAGTAATCATAAATTGGGAGTTAAAAAAGTTGATGaatcttttttaaataaaaatatgaattatgaacaaaagGGTGTTAATACAATAGGTGAAAAGtttacaaaaatgaaaaaagaaaaaagggTTACCATAAGTTTAAGTAATCATAAAGTGGGAGTTAAAAAAGTTGATGAATcgcttttaaataaaaatatggaagTAGAAAATACAAGTAATGAATTAGAAAgtgaaaacaaaatgagTTTCTATacctattatataaaaagaggGTTACcaagaatatttaataaaagaaaaagtcatgtgaataatataaaagaagggaaagaagataaaaaaaaaaaaaatttaggAATATCATTTTCCCCTGCAGGATTATTAATACCTTACCATTTAGGTGTTAGTAGTGTGCTTGTtgaaaagaatataatgaatgtaaatacaaatttggGTGGTTCATCAGCAGGTAGTATATGTGCATGCTGTTTAGGGTTAGgtataaatgtatataagtGCTTGTTCTTAgcagaaaatataattaaaaatgcgCATATAAATggatgttataaaaaattggaaagCTTATTAAGTAtggaattaaataaatatatatataaagatagttataaatatttaaatgatagATTAGGTAATGTATTTGTAGGAATAACACAAATACTGCcatattataaaagattaaatataaataatttttatgatgaCTCTGATTTGAAAGATGCAATTGTAGCATCCTGTAATATTCCTAtgtatatatcaaataatgtatttgcaaattttagaaacaaaaaatgtatagaTGGTTTTTTCAGTACAAAGAGAAAGGATTTTGGTTGTCCTAATACAAAAACTGAGAGAATAATAAAGGTATCACCATTTGATGCTGAATATTTAggtattgaaaataaaaataatagtgtAATAAGCCCACAattaaataagtataatcatattatatttttatttatctcTATCAAAaacttatttaataaatttattaataatatattgatCGAAGAAGAAtacctttttttaatccAAAATTTACGTAAAGTAATGAATGAAAAGGTATTTgattatacaaattttatgaagcaatatttttttcctatttcgcatttttcaaaaaggtttaaaaataaatcagaTAGTacattacaaaaaaaaaataaatatgataaggatgaaataattatgaatattcaAGAAAGACTTGGAAATCATTTATCAAATTCTTCTAATGAAAACTCggtgaaaataaatttgtttgttaaaacatatgaagaaataaatgtaaatttGTATAAGCATAATTACGATGTTTCGTgtttatacaaattttgcGTAAtcttaattaatataacaaataaatattttatggaaACCTTTAACAATGCTTACTTGGTTAGTGTTTTGACACGAATTAAGATGGAAAAGTATGGAGGAGAGATCGACATAAATAGTAGCAGTAGTGACAGTAGCGGCAGTAGCGGCAGTAGTAGCAGTACTGACAGTAGTGATGGTAgtgtaaataatttagaGATCCGAATCGAAGAAATTTTTGATTATATGAAAAGCCATAATTATTTGGACCCAAACAAGtttataattctttttcCTCACCTAATAAACCacgttattttattttttttcaaagaAAGTTTTtgtaatgaaaatatattgagaGACCATCGAAGATATTTAAAATCAAAgatattaaatatgataGATATGTTGAagaatatgtttttaattgAATTTGTAAAGAAGgggattaaaaaatatgttttatctCATGGTTttgaaaatgattataaaaatgaatttaattTAGGTATTTCACAAAAgattatacattttttaaaatataggcatatatataaaaattttatatgtataacaaatgaaataaaaaattcaaatagtaaaatattaaaaattaacgagtataattattataattttattaatattaataaagaagatataggtgattattatatatttatgtatatttatttgtatgcaattatattttataaatctgcatttttattatctaaTGAAGAGAAAGCGATATTTGAAGAGTCTAGTATCTATTTTTCTACTCCATCTCAAATTTCAGAACTAAGTAGAATACATAATGATATTCGTCAATCTAATTATACTTCGATATATAGTAGGAATAGGAATAGTATAAATTcttattcattattaaataacaatttaaaaaaagaaaatgttgGTGCCTTAAAACTAGCCACGAAGAATTTTGAGTCATGGGTGTCTCTAAaacttcaaaaaaatagtgaTCCAGATGTAGAACCCATTTTTGATGGCTCTAATTTggtagaaaaatataaaaggaaTAGCATAAGAAGGGAAAGTAGTTTAATAAGTGACAATTTCTTAAATAGGATAAAAAAGAGAGacacaaatgaaaataataaattagaaGATCAAAAACATGAAGACAACTTGTTCAAAGTAAATAATTTCCtaattttcaataataattatgcacgtgttaataatttagaagaatatatatatttaaataaaaaaaatatattggaaataaatataaaaaataaaaatgaaataatatcaaacatatatagtatatatgtatgttaTTGTGATGTTATAAGCTTGTTGAAATTTGTcttgaatataaatttttgtgaaaaaacaaaatacagatatttaaagaaaacaaaaggtttgaaaaaaaagattgAACAAATGGCaagagataaaaaaatgaaacaaaaaaatgtaaaccATACTtctataaacaaatttaatagTGATAGTAATATAGCTTGGGCAGATATAGATAGTCAATTTTTTGATGAAaacattaataataataataatgtagatacaacaaaagaaatgaataatCCTAGTTTTAGTAACAGCTTTAGTAATAGAACTACAACTTTCGAGGATTGGTTGGTACAAGACAGTTACGAAATAGaaaattccatttttacTGAAAAGCGAGAAGATGAAGAAGATCaagaattttataaaaataaaaaagacgGTAAAATGAGTGAAAGTGAAAAAGTAAAAGATAATTcagaatatttattacaaggaagaaaaaataaaatgactAGTTCATACTCTGATacagaatataaaaaaaaaaaaaaaaaaaaaatagataacaaaaaacatgaaacaaatatggataattttcttaaagattttaaaacaaatataaatccaGAACTATTTGATACATATAATAcctattttataaaaaataaatttcctATAAGAAAATTAATTAGAATGCTACTTGAAGGTAccaatgataaaaatataaaaaaactgTATGATATGGGAAGAAGTGATACCTATATGTGGCTATAtcttgaatatataaatatgagcatttatttatttaaaaaagtgtactctatatatttaaatatgatttacaattttcaatcattattatatttgacGAATAtggatttaaaaaaaaaaaaatacgaaGTTTCAAATATACTTAATTCGGTAGAAAATGTGATTTTGTATGTTAATGGGGTTGAGTTTAACCTTTTTTCACTTTGtagatatatttcatttttcctGAACAGTACAGGTATTTTTGGTGTTAATTTCGCTAGTTTCCTGAATAggcaatataaaaatgtgtgtgtgcgtaatgataaaaaagcTAGTCTAAGTAGAAGATTATCATGTAAACTTTTgggaacaaaaaaattagttaGGTTTGATGAAACGAATGAATTAGTaggcaaaaaaaatggagagaaattaataaaatctgaaaaatggaataaaaatataggagatcgaaattataattattatgaacaaaaaatgatgaaaaaaaaaaaaaaaaaagagaaaagacaaaaaggaaaaatagCATATAGGAGTATAAGTTTACCAACCAATTTAACAAAAAcagttataaaaattagcaatttaagaaataaaataaatttaaataaaaacataattgaaggaataaataataattttttaaaaaatacaccatatgaacatatatatagtcaTACAAATTTTTGGTTATATTCATCTTCGGAAGATAGTGATGATgagcataaaaaaaatatgaatgagCTTTGGAtgagtaataataaaaatcctAATATTCAATTTgatgatatatttgatGAAATATCAGAAGAAATGGATAGCTTTTCAGTAATttcgaatttttttaaaccctttaaaaatatggatagTAATAATCTGAACATATCAGGTTATTTTGGcttttaacaaaattaacaatgcttataaattattacaagattatattattacgaTTGGTACTTGCTATGATATATGGTGGTACACATTTACAAAGCGTATATATGGATTGATTTGAAGATtctatttttctatattattttttaagcatAATATAGTgtgatttattttgtggGCATATATCTTTATCGTTGTTTAATTCATAAGATTGTGTATTCCTGCATGTACGAGATTATTGTGCTTGTTtcatacataaataatttgctttattttatttatacttaatttatttcttatatttgtttgtaTTCTTAAGTAGCAtgactttttatattttcaccAATGTGCATTATACAACGTAACAATTTACTATGCTTCCAAAATTCGTGACTGCTTTTTAGTTCCCCATAcgttcattatttattatttatcatttattatatattgtgGATATGCCATAAGCGTATTTATACTTATTATGGGTGGGCAATGGAATTGTGTTAAACGAAATGTGTGATGCTTTTACATTTTCTATAGGCTTAGCATATTTAGTAAGTCTACTAgtaatgcatatttatgcCCACAAATTTATGAGTgctatatgcatatatgtacatattttacgTTTgtgcattatatttttttttaattttttataaaataaacaatgaTTATGttcatgcatatatttaagcATGGACTTGATAAATTGGAAATTAACGAATCTGATAATGTTAagatatttaaaaaaataaaacaattaaaattgtgcatattttatatgcattttgaAGTTATTCAAATGTTTTGAAAACCCTTTTAATGAGGTTTTctaagatataaaaaaaaaatttataaaaatatgaaatacGGAAAAGGTGTAGGAAGATTTCCCAGGATGATCTCTTCCAGTAAGGACACCCTGGATGTATGTCTTGGGAAGAAACAAACAAAGAAGTGAAAATTGTGGATGCACTTATGTAATCAATATAATAGCTATAATCAAAACAGAGAAATGGCTAGGTTAGACATATAAAACAATGGATAAGCAAATTATGATAGGACAATTACGTAgggctatttttttttggcttGTGATAGTAAGCTGTCTAAGCCAAAAGGGTCAAGAGTGTctttaacaaatttaacAGGCTCTGTATTTTTGGCTGtttcaattttttgaagTGTTTTACTTACTCTTTCATTTgagaatttatatatattggtagaatttttattatcaaatagAGATGTATCATAAATTTGATATTCATCGTTGTCTTGTAAGTTTGAATTGTTATTATCTTCAttgatattaaataaacttatatcatgtatatttgtatttttactaACATTAACTTTGTTTAGAGCAATTTGTTCTTCTATATGtctattttgataatttttcatttttttaagatttttttcaattttatattctctTTCTAATTCTCGTTTTCTTTCGTTTATAATTGAACTTTGAGCATTTCCTTTTTCTCTTCTTGCTTGAATAGCTAGATTTCTTAGCATATCTTCTTTTTGttccttttcttttaattttttttgtttaattatattattacgcattttaatttcttctctagcttttttttcagcaacatataaatattcactAAGGTGTGcgaatttttcatttatttcaacattatttaattttttataatcacTTTGTATTCTTTTATCTAAAGCAATATTATatcctttattatttttccaatttGAAACACATGGAGGTAATTGCCattctttttcttcttcttgTGTTAATTTTCTCGTTGGTGATCGAAGTATTGGATAGTCTGGTGAATTTTTAACGTTAGgaagttttttatttttaaattttgataCATCTAATGGATCTGTTGATTTTTCAACTACTTTTATAATTCGTTCttctaaattattattc
This portion of the Plasmodium chabaudi chabaudi strain AS genome assembly, chromosome: 3 genome encodes:
- a CDS encoding patatin-like phospholipase, putative, yielding MGNSSVKESLREEENMEELNKTNKIDKDEKKSSNVFLEDNIISMYIDESSFTDLFKLQDISKYIFSAGKEEDIKEIKIETSPEISDQRTIEDIINSNNKYIIDFVNGQTKDSKIEIANFISFYDFFLSTQEEVINSSVESEGQTDEKNGMKIDEKNITDQRCIYKQIRESINYISTENEQICIRNYLNHFDSMMFPINLIISKMKNEEVPITDEFENDNDVVNKKNQSKYEKGKLYYLIEENVKNMLFDERRRKSHNMYTKKMLKHRNSEIDINKNMNYEQKGVNTIGEKFTKMKKEKRVTICMSNHKLGVKKVDESFLNKNMNYEQKGVNTIGEKFTKMKKEKRVTISLSNHKVGVKKVDESLLNKNMEVENTSNELESENKMSFYTYYIKRGLPRIFNKRKSHVNNIKEGKEDKKKKNLGISFSPAGLLIPYHLGVSSVLVEKNIMNVNTNLGGSSAGSICACCLGLGINVYKCLFLAENIIKNAHINGCYKKLESLLSMELNKYIYKDSYKYLNDRLGNVFVGITQILPYYKRLNINNFYDDSDLKDAIVASCNIPMYISNNVFANFRNKKCIDGFFSTKRKDFGCPNTKTERIIKVSPFDAEYLGIENKNNSVISPQLNKYNHIIFLFISIKNLFNKFINNILIEEEYLFLIQNLRKVMNEKVFDYTNFMKQYFFPISHFSKRFKNKSDSTLQKKNKYDKDEIIMNIQERLGNHLSNSSNENSVKINLFVKTYEEINVNLYKHNYDVSCLYKFCVILINITNKYFMETFNNAYLVSVLTRIKMEKYGGEIDINSSSSDSSGSSGSSSSTDSSDGSVNNLEIRIEEIFDYMKSHNYLDPNKFIILFPHLINHVILFFFKESFCNENILRDHRRYLKSKILNMIDMLKNMFLIEFVKKGIKKYVLSHGFENDYKNEFNLGISQKIIHFLKYRHIYKNFICITNEIKNSNSKILKINEYNYYNFININKEDIGDYYIFMYIYLYAIIFYKSAFLLSNEEKAIFEESSIYFSTPSQISELSRIHNDIRQSNYTSIYSRNRNSINSYSLLNNNLKKENVGALKLATKNFESWVSLKLQKNSDPDVEPIFDGSNLVEKYKRNSIRRESSLISDNFLNRIKKRDTNENNKLEDQKHEDNLFKVNNFLIFNNNYARVNNLEEYIYLNKKNILEINIKNKNEIISNIYSIYVCYCDVISLLKFVLNINFCEKTKYRYLKKTKGLKKKIEQMARDKKMKQKNVNHTSINKFNSDSNIAWADIDSQFFDENINNNNNVDTTKEMNNPSFSNSFSNRTTTFEDWLVQDSYEIENSIFTEKREDEEDQEFYKNKKDGKMSESEKVKDNSEYLLQGRKNKMTSSYSDTEYKKKKKKKIDNKKHETNMDNFLKDFKTNINPELFDTYNTYFIKNKFPIRKLIRMLLEGTNDKNIKKLYDMGRSDTYMWLYLEYINMSIYLFKKVYSIYLNMIYNFQSLLYLTNMDLKKKKYEVSNILNSVENVILYVNGVEFNLFSLCRYISFFLNSTGIFGVNFASFLNRQYKNVCVRNDKKASLSRRLSCKLLGTKKLVRFDETNELVGKKNGEKLIKSEKWNKNIGDRNYNYYEQKMMKKKKKKEKRQKGKIAYRSISLPTNLTKTVIKISNLRNKINLNKNIIEGINNNFLKNTPYEHIYSHTNFWLYSSSEDSDDEHKKNMNELWMSNNKNPNIQFDDIFDEISEEMDSFSVISNFFKPFKNMDSNNLNISGYFGF
- a CDS encoding small nuclear ribonucleoprotein Sm D2, putative; translation: MKSETVVEENRDNPEDGPLGLLSECVKDNAQVLINCRNNRKLLGRVKAFDRHCNLLLTEVREIWVEVVKDKKKKKKINKDRYISILFLRGDSVILILRNPK
- a CDS encoding ATP-dependent RNA helicase DDX47, putative, whose translation is MKHHDINDVLKNFDKKLNKNYKILKEEDIQNMQDEYEEKIKEKNKIKNKLINKKNKSNKNDPTDSDSNQSEQDDQFVDQENEQKEDDTNENEQNEITSFSQLNICEEVLQSIKELGWEKPTLIQQKVLPLVFQKRDIIGLSETGSGKTACFIIPILQELKYKKQSFFALIISPTRELCIQIAQNAQALGSNLLINICTIFGGVDIVTQSLNLAKKPNIIISTPGRILDHLNNTKGFNLKNLKYLVFDEADKLLSLDFESSINKLLLILPNNRITFLFSATMTKSVAKLKKASLKNPIKIEVSNKYSTVKTLIETYIFLPLKYKYTYLCSLCFYFTNKNIIIFTNTCATAQKLNFFCRNLGLKSICLHGKLTQNQRLSSLNLFKTNKYNILISTQVGARGLDLQNIKIVINFDLCSCKEYIHRVGRTARAGKTGKSITFVTQYDVEAFLTIEKQLNKKIDKFTDIDEHDVLVYHTQALEALRLSEIEMKENQELYKKNKFKKKK
- a CDS encoding pre-mRNA-processing protein 45, putative is translated as MTEFLRNLPKPKKKAYDVEESEVSQKQINAKDETKKQCYQYLKRQYLRISSNADFQDGGAYPEIHVNQYPNNMGLNTKEGKQKSNLVLKYIDENNNVRYDNLINESVHIYNNNIDMVETNESIKKLRKKKILSQAEDREEKYNDAIYKPSEKEEMEIIENTKKNIENIINEKINKNSFNNKKEDKYYRYIPQNKLNNNLEERIIKVVEKSTDPLDVSKFKNKKLPNVKNSPDYPILRSPTRKLTQEEEKEWQLPPCVSNWKNNKGYNIALDKRIQSDYKKLNNVEINEKFAHLSEYLYVAEKKAREEIKMRNNIIKQKKLKEKEQKEDMLRNLAIQARREKGNAQSSIINERKRELEREYKIEKNLKKMKNYQNRHIEEQIALNKVNVSKNTNIHDISLFNINEDNNNSNLQDNDEYQIYDTSLFDNKNSTNIYKFSNERVSKTLQKIETAKNTEPVKFVKDTLDPFGLDSLLSQAKKK